From the genome of Streptomyces sp. NBC_01116, one region includes:
- a CDS encoding threonine/serine exporter ThrE family protein has protein sequence MVAESGGPEDQKPQSDEARSAFAPPAGTSQPASPPEEDHPTSEFALPTGVHQEQAGPAGSGGGPGGGSNSDTLSSAFTPPSTYNAQQAPPAFTPAQGIPMVRLTKEAPWQDRMRTMLRMPVTERPATEAIQRTDDETGPAVPRVLDLTLRIGELLLAGGEGAEDVEAAMFAVTRSYGLDRSEPTVTFTLLSISHQPSLVDDPVTASRTVRRRGTDYTRLAAVFRLVDDITSADTEISLEEAYRRLAEIRRNRHPYPGWVLTAAAGLLAGSASVLVGGGFLVFVVAAAGAMLGDRLAWLCAGRGLPEFYQFTVAAMPPAAMGVALTLTHSTDIRPSAVITGGLFALLPGRALVAGVQDGLTGYYITASARLLEVMYFFIGIVAGVLIVLYLGLQLGAQLNPEARFTPYNEPAIQILASMGLSLAFAVLLQQERSTVLAVTLNGGVAWIIFGALARTGGISPVAATAVAAGLVGLFGQLFSRYRFTSSLPYITAAIGPLLPGSATYFGLLGVAQNELDTGLASLSTAVATALAIAIGVNLGSEISRLFMGVPGSVGGASRRAAKRTRGF, from the coding sequence GTGGTGGCGGAATCGGGCGGTCCTGAGGACCAGAAGCCCCAGTCCGACGAGGCGCGGAGCGCGTTCGCTCCACCCGCGGGGACGAGTCAGCCGGCATCGCCGCCCGAGGAGGACCATCCGACGTCGGAGTTCGCGTTGCCGACCGGTGTGCACCAGGAGCAGGCCGGTCCGGCCGGTTCTGGCGGCGGCCCCGGGGGCGGTTCGAACTCCGACACGCTGAGTTCCGCTTTCACCCCGCCGAGCACGTACAACGCCCAGCAGGCGCCGCCCGCGTTCACCCCGGCGCAGGGCATTCCGATGGTCAGGCTGACCAAGGAGGCGCCCTGGCAGGACCGGATGCGCACGATGCTGCGGATGCCGGTGACCGAGCGTCCGGCCACGGAGGCGATCCAGCGGACCGACGACGAGACGGGTCCCGCCGTGCCGCGCGTGCTCGACCTGACGCTGCGTATCGGGGAGCTGCTGCTGGCGGGCGGCGAGGGCGCCGAGGACGTCGAGGCGGCGATGTTCGCGGTGACGCGGTCCTACGGTCTCGACCGCAGCGAGCCGACGGTCACGTTCACGCTGCTGTCCATCTCGCACCAGCCGTCGCTGGTCGACGACCCGGTGACGGCGAGCCGTACGGTACGCCGCCGGGGCACCGACTACACCCGTCTGGCGGCCGTGTTCCGGCTGGTCGACGACATCACCAGCGCGGACACCGAGATCTCGCTGGAGGAGGCCTACCGGCGGCTCGCGGAGATCCGTCGTAATCGCCACCCGTATCCGGGCTGGGTGCTGACGGCGGCCGCCGGGCTGCTGGCCGGTTCGGCCTCCGTGCTGGTCGGCGGCGGGTTCCTGGTGTTCGTCGTGGCGGCGGCGGGCGCGATGCTCGGCGACCGCCTCGCGTGGCTGTGCGCCGGGCGCGGGCTGCCGGAGTTCTACCAGTTCACGGTGGCCGCGATGCCGCCCGCCGCGATGGGGGTGGCGCTGACGCTGACCCATTCGACGGACATCCGGCCGTCCGCGGTGATCACCGGTGGGCTGTTCGCGCTGCTGCCGGGGCGGGCGCTGGTGGCGGGGGTGCAGGACGGGCTGACCGGCTACTACATCACCGCCTCGGCCCGCCTGCTGGAGGTCATGTACTTCTTCATCGGGATCGTCGCGGGTGTGCTGATCGTCCTGTATCTGGGGCTGCAACTGGGGGCCCAGCTCAATCCGGAGGCGCGGTTCACGCCGTACAACGAGCCGGCGATCCAGATCCTGGCGTCGATGGGGCTGAGCCTGGCGTTCGCGGTGCTGCTCCAGCAGGAGCGCTCGACCGTGCTGGCGGTCACCCTGAACGGCGGCGTGGCCTGGATCATCTTCGGGGCTTTGGCCCGCACCGGAGGGATCTCGCCGGTCGCGGCGACGGCGGTGGCGGCCGGTCTGGTGGGGCTGTTCGGCCAGTTGTTCTCGCGCTACCGGTTCACTTCCTCGCTGCCCTACATCACGGCGGCGATCGGGCCGCTGCTGCCCGGTTCGGCGACGTACTTCGGTCTGCTGGGCGTGGCGCAGAACGAGCTGGACACGGGGCTGGCCTCGCTGTCGACGGCGGTCGCGACGGCGCTGGCCATCGCCATCGGGGTGAACCTGGGGAGTGAGATCTCGCGGCTGTTCATGGGGGTGCCGGGCTCGGTCGGCGGGGCGAGCCGCCGGGCGGCGAAGCGGACCAGGGGGTTCTGA
- a CDS encoding zinc-dependent metalloprotease encodes MTSIGGAQMVDWNLAVATATRLVRPGPDISREEARAVVAELRRHARASEEHVRLFTRMIPEGTEPEDTPVLVVDRAGWIKANVAGFRELLRPLLAKMESRRSGGPGGAVLGAVGGKVTGVELGMLLSFLASRVLGQYETFAPATRDLPSAADGGGRLLLVAPNIVHVERELDVDPHDFRLWVALHEETHRTQFTGVPWLRDHLQGEIQTFLDETDVDPMTFLERLREAAQSLSGAGRPEGEQGESDSRSLVDIVQTPAQREVLGRLTAVMSLLEGHADFVMDGVGPEVVGSVAEIREKFQQRRAQGAGRLDQALRKLLGLDAKLRQYKDGEKFVRSVVEEVGMDGFNRVWTSPNTLPTKAEIAKPADWVARVHRKAES; translated from the coding sequence ATGACGAGCATCGGTGGTGCCCAGATGGTCGACTGGAATCTCGCGGTCGCGACCGCGACCCGACTGGTCCGGCCCGGCCCCGACATCAGCCGCGAGGAGGCCCGCGCCGTCGTCGCGGAGCTGCGTCGGCACGCCAGGGCCTCGGAGGAACACGTCCGGCTCTTCACCCGGATGATCCCCGAAGGGACCGAGCCCGAGGACACCCCCGTCCTCGTCGTCGACCGGGCCGGCTGGATCAAGGCCAACGTCGCCGGCTTCCGCGAACTGCTGCGCCCCCTGCTCGCCAAGATGGAGAGCCGCCGCTCCGGCGGACCCGGCGGCGCCGTCCTCGGCGCGGTCGGCGGCAAGGTCACCGGCGTCGAACTGGGCATGCTGCTCTCGTTCCTCGCCTCCCGGGTGCTCGGCCAGTACGAGACGTTCGCCCCGGCCACCCGGGACCTGCCCTCCGCCGCCGACGGCGGCGGCCGGCTGCTCCTCGTCGCCCCCAACATCGTCCACGTCGAACGCGAGCTGGACGTCGACCCGCACGACTTCCGGCTCTGGGTCGCCCTCCACGAGGAGACCCACCGCACCCAGTTCACCGGCGTGCCCTGGCTCCGCGACCACCTCCAGGGCGAGATCCAGACGTTCCTCGACGAGACCGACGTCGACCCGATGACCTTCCTGGAACGCCTCCGCGAGGCCGCCCAGTCCCTCTCCGGCGCCGGACGGCCCGAGGGCGAACAGGGCGAGAGCGACAGCCGGAGCCTCGTCGACATCGTCCAGACCCCCGCCCAGCGCGAAGTGCTCGGCCGCCTCACCGCCGTCATGTCCCTCCTCGAAGGACACGCGGACTTCGTGATGGACGGAGTGGGCCCCGAGGTCGTCGGCTCCGTCGCCGAGATCCGCGAGAAGTTCCAGCAGCGCCGGGCCCAGGGCGCCGGCCGTCTCGACCAGGCCCTGCGCAAGCTCCTCGGCCTGGACGCCAAGCTCCGGCAGTACAAGGACGGCGAGAAGTTCGTACGATCGGTCGTCGAAGAGGTCGGCATGGACGGCTTCAACCGCGTCTGGACCTCACCGAACACCCTCCCGACCAAGGCCGAGATCGCCAAGCCCGCCGACTGGGTCGCGCGGGTGCACCGCAAGGCCGAATCCTGA
- the dacB gene encoding D-alanyl-D-alanine carboxypeptidase/D-alanyl-D-alanine-endopeptidase: MRPSDPWGRLKVLKNRHNGSYTWQVIAGSATLGLVVAAGAVLAAGPWDNGQRKAERALAVAADRTGGAHHGRPTPDGPRPAPSAPAVLPALGTTARDAPRDAAALRDTLAPLIGAPGLGDTVAASVIDTATGEQLYGTGATTPMTPASTIKIATTTAALSVLGPDHRIATTVALSPDARTLTLVGGGDPTLSRAALRSMAADAAKALREDGEDGEDGPVRLAYDTSRYTGPVLHPISPNENIAPVTALMVDEGRLNDTDRGPAKRTDDPAGDAARAFAAQLKKAGVEVTGTPREARPADESRTVATHRSAPLAALVERTLTNSDNDIAEALARQTAIAKGESADFAGARRAVTNELKKLRIPVTGAHLADGSGLDREDRVTPALLTALLARAADPDRPGLRPVLTGLPIAGFSGTLGDRYQDGSEGTGLIRAKTGTLNGVNSLAGTVVDPRGRLLAFAFLASGSLSATEAEPALDALATALARPTAE; the protein is encoded by the coding sequence ATGCGCCCGTCGGACCCGTGGGGCAGGCTGAAGGTCCTGAAGAACAGACACAACGGGTCGTACACCTGGCAGGTCATCGCAGGCTCCGCCACGCTCGGCCTGGTCGTCGCTGCCGGCGCCGTCCTCGCCGCCGGCCCCTGGGACAACGGTCAGCGTAAGGCCGAGCGGGCACTGGCAGTCGCCGCGGACCGAACAGGTGGCGCACATCACGGCCGCCCGACGCCCGACGGCCCCCGCCCGGCCCCCAGCGCCCCGGCCGTCCTCCCGGCCCTCGGCACCACCGCCCGCGACGCCCCGAGGGACGCCGCGGCGCTCCGCGACACCCTCGCCCCGCTCATCGGCGCGCCCGGACTCGGCGACACGGTCGCCGCGTCCGTCATCGACACCGCCACCGGCGAGCAGCTGTACGGAACCGGCGCCACCACCCCGATGACGCCCGCCTCCACCATCAAGATCGCCACCACCACCGCCGCGCTCTCCGTCCTGGGCCCCGACCACCGCATCGCCACCACCGTCGCGCTGTCCCCCGACGCCCGCACCCTCACCCTCGTCGGCGGCGGCGACCCCACGCTGAGCAGGGCGGCCCTGCGCTCGATGGCCGCCGACGCCGCGAAGGCCCTGCGCGAGGACGGCGAGGACGGCGAGGACGGTCCCGTACGCCTCGCGTACGACACCTCCCGCTACACCGGCCCCGTGCTCCACCCGATCAGCCCCAACGAGAACATCGCCCCCGTCACCGCCCTGATGGTCGACGAGGGCCGTCTGAACGACACCGACCGCGGCCCCGCCAAACGCACCGACGACCCCGCCGGCGACGCCGCCCGCGCCTTCGCCGCACAGCTCAAGAAGGCCGGCGTCGAGGTCACCGGCACGCCCCGCGAGGCCCGGCCGGCGGACGAGTCCCGCACCGTCGCCACCCACCGCTCGGCCCCGCTCGCCGCCCTCGTCGAGCGCACCCTCACCAACAGCGACAACGACATCGCCGAGGCCCTCGCCCGGCAGACCGCCATCGCCAAGGGCGAGAGCGCCGACTTCGCCGGAGCCCGCCGCGCCGTCACCAACGAACTGAAGAAGCTGAGGATCCCGGTGACCGGGGCCCACCTCGCCGACGGCAGCGGCCTGGACCGGGAGGACCGGGTCACCCCCGCCCTCCTCACCGCCCTCCTCGCCCGCGCCGCCGACCCCGACCGCCCCGGACTCCGCCCGGTCCTCACCGGCCTCCCGATCGCCGGATTCAGCGGCACCCTCGGCGACCGCTACCAGGACGGCTCCGAAGGCACCGGCCTGATCCGCGCCAAGACCGGCACCCTCAACGGCGTCAACTCCCTCGCCGGAACCGTCGTCGACCCCCGCGGCCGCCTGCTCGCCTTCGCCTTCCTCGCCTCCGGCAGCCTCTCCGCGACCGAGGCCGAACCCGCCCTCGACGCCCTGGCCACCGCACTCGCCCGCCCCACGGCCGAGTAG
- a CDS encoding inorganic diphosphatase, producing MEFDVTIEIPKGSRNKYEVDHETGRIRLDRRLFTSTSYPADYGFVENTLGEDGDPLDALVILDEPTFPGCLIKCRAIGMFRMTDEAGGDDKLLCVPASDPRVEHLRDIHHVSEFDRLEIQHFFEVYKDLEPGKSVEGADWVGRTEAEAEIEASYKRLEAQGGAH from the coding sequence GTGGAGTTCGACGTCACCATCGAGATCCCGAAGGGTTCGCGGAACAAGTACGAGGTGGACCACGAGACCGGTCGGATCCGCCTGGACCGTCGACTCTTCACCTCGACCAGCTACCCGGCCGACTACGGCTTCGTCGAGAACACCCTCGGCGAGGACGGCGACCCGCTGGACGCGCTGGTCATCCTGGACGAGCCGACCTTCCCCGGTTGCCTCATCAAGTGCCGTGCCATCGGGATGTTCCGGATGACCGACGAGGCGGGCGGCGACGACAAGCTGCTCTGCGTCCCGGCGTCCGACCCGCGGGTGGAGCACCTGCGCGACATCCACCACGTGTCGGAGTTCGACCGCCTGGAGATCCAGCACTTCTTCGAGGTCTACAAGGACCTGGAGCCGGGCAAGTCCGTCGAGGGCGCCGACTGGGTCGGCCGTACCGAGGCGGAGGCCGAGATCGAGGCCTCGTACAAGCGTCTTGAGGCGCAGGGCGGCGCGCACTGA